In the Candidatus Electrothrix sp. GW3-4 genome, one interval contains:
- a CDS encoding FeoA family protein, with the protein MNLRNMQTGQSGIIASIKIGGSLGLRIREMGLVPGTEITVTGRAPLYDPVKLRLHGQTLTLRNSEADHIEVETDPAEGKY; encoded by the coding sequence ATGAATTTACGAAACATGCAGACCGGACAATCCGGCATTATCGCTTCTATAAAGATAGGCGGAAGCCTTGGGTTGCGGATCAGAGAGATGGGGCTTGTGCCGGGGACCGAGATTACAGTGACAGGGCGGGCCCCTTTATATGATCCTGTAAAACTTCGTCTTCATGGCCAGACCTTAACCCTGCGTAATAGCGAGGCAGATCATATTGAAGTGGAAACAGATCCTGCGGAGGGGAAATACTGA
- the feoB gene encoding ferrous iron transport protein B, whose product MAEAVHIALAGNPNAGKTTLFNYLTGARQHVGNYPGVTVEKKEGISHHKGQDFRVVDLPGTYSLTAYSVEELVARDYLVNEQPDVVVNIVDASNLERNLYLSCQFLELGVPLVIALNMIDVAEKRGIRIDTEKLSQLTGVPILPIVARNGKGVEELLKTVQTLRNAPPPPRTLIRYGADIDEALRELVPSIKEHKLLAGIYPPSWTALKILENDEQIVAKVMLENMVVGQQLIDRSESLARHLQDTIEAYPETVIADHRYGFIRSILRQGEVTRMSDQDRLYASDQIDKVVTNRVAGPLLMAAVLLGLYSFTFNWSGFMVDWMSLLFEMLGNLTEAILPDGPIKSMIISGVIDGVGGVLGFVPIIMFMFFGIAVLEDSGYLARVAFMMDRIFHFFGLHGSSVMPFIISGGIAGGCAVPGVLAARTLRSPKERMATLLTVPFMNCGAKLPVLTLIIAAFFPAHQAKYMFLATLVTWLVALMAAKFLRMTLLRGESTPFVMELPPYRMPTAKGLLIHTWERTWQYIKKAGTVILGISILLWAMMTYPGLPADEVAEFEAMRQQAVAVSAEEEALLRIDGLQAEAGLRHSLAGHIGMALEPVTHFAGFDWRTNIALVGGFAAKEVIVSTLGTAYSLGEVDPKKTTSLKDRLANDRHWNPIAALAFLFFIMFYSPCFVTVIAIAKEAGSWKWAFFSMGFNTLFAFSMAVGIFQLGSLLGVG is encoded by the coding sequence ATGGCCGAGGCTGTCCATATCGCCCTTGCTGGTAATCCCAATGCTGGCAAGACCACCCTGTTTAACTATCTGACCGGGGCGCGTCAGCATGTGGGAAATTACCCCGGTGTTACCGTTGAGAAGAAGGAAGGGATTTCCCACCATAAGGGACAAGATTTTCGGGTAGTTGATCTGCCAGGGACCTATTCCCTGACCGCCTATTCCGTGGAAGAACTGGTGGCCCGTGATTATCTGGTGAATGAACAGCCAGATGTGGTCGTCAACATCGTTGATGCCTCTAATCTGGAGCGAAACCTGTACCTGAGTTGCCAATTTCTCGAACTGGGCGTCCCCCTGGTCATCGCACTCAATATGATTGATGTGGCAGAGAAGCGCGGTATTCGCATTGATACAGAGAAACTGAGCCAGTTAACCGGGGTGCCGATCCTTCCCATTGTCGCTCGCAACGGAAAAGGGGTGGAGGAGCTCCTGAAAACCGTGCAGACGCTCAGAAATGCGCCTCCTCCTCCCCGAACCCTGATCCGTTATGGGGCAGATATCGATGAGGCGTTAAGAGAATTAGTCCCAAGCATTAAAGAACATAAGCTTCTTGCGGGGATCTATCCCCCATCATGGACGGCCTTAAAAATTTTGGAGAATGACGAACAGATCGTGGCCAAGGTCATGCTGGAGAACATGGTTGTCGGGCAACAGCTTATTGACCGCAGTGAGTCCTTGGCTCGGCATCTCCAGGATACCATTGAGGCCTATCCAGAAACCGTTATTGCAGATCACCGTTACGGCTTTATTCGCTCCATCTTGCGCCAGGGAGAGGTCACCCGTATGTCGGATCAGGACCGGCTCTATGCCTCAGATCAGATCGACAAGGTGGTGACCAACAGGGTGGCAGGTCCACTCCTGATGGCCGCAGTTCTGCTCGGCCTGTACAGCTTCACCTTTAACTGGTCCGGGTTTATGGTTGATTGGATGAGCCTGCTCTTTGAGATGCTGGGCAATCTCACAGAAGCCATATTGCCCGATGGGCCGATAAAGTCCATGATCATCTCCGGGGTGATTGACGGGGTAGGCGGCGTGCTTGGTTTTGTGCCCATTATCATGTTCATGTTCTTTGGTATTGCCGTGCTGGAAGACTCTGGATATCTGGCCCGGGTTGCCTTTATGATGGATAGGATCTTTCATTTCTTCGGGCTGCATGGATCCTCGGTCATGCCTTTTATTATTTCCGGGGGCATTGCAGGCGGCTGTGCTGTGCCCGGTGTGCTGGCTGCTCGCACCCTGCGCTCGCCTAAAGAACGGATGGCCACCCTGCTGACAGTTCCCTTCATGAACTGCGGTGCCAAACTGCCGGTTCTTACCCTTATCATTGCAGCCTTCTTTCCTGCCCATCAGGCCAAGTACATGTTTCTGGCAACCCTTGTTACCTGGTTGGTGGCCCTGATGGCGGCAAAGTTCCTCCGTATGACACTCTTAAGGGGTGAGTCCACCCCCTTTGTTATGGAACTGCCGCCCTACCGGATGCCCACAGCCAAAGGCCTGCTCATCCATACCTGGGAAAGGACCTGGCAGTATATAAAAAAAGCAGGCACGGTGATCCTTGGTATTTCCATTTTGCTCTGGGCGATGATGACCTATCCGGGCCTGCCCGCAGATGAGGTTGCCGAGTTTGAGGCTATGCGTCAGCAGGCGGTCGCTGTCAGTGCTGAAGAAGAGGCGTTGTTGCGGATCGATGGCCTCCAGGCCGAGGCTGGCCTGCGCCATTCCCTAGCCGGTCACATCGGTATGGCATTGGAGCCGGTCACCCATTTTGCTGGCTTTGACTGGAGGACCAATATTGCTCTGGTGGGCGGATTCGCTGCTAAGGAGGTCATCGTTTCTACCCTGGGCACGGCCTATTCCCTGGGCGAGGTGGATCCCAAAAAAACAACCTCATTAAAAGATCGGCTTGCTAACGATAGGCATTGGAATCCCATTGCCGCCTTGGCCTTTCTCTTCTTTATCATGTTTTACTCCCCTTGTTTTGTCACCGTGATTGCCATCGCGAAGGAGGCTGGTTCGTGGAAATGGGCGTTTTTTTCCATGGGATTCAACACCCTCTTTGCCTTCAGCATGGCGGTGGGAATCTTTCAGCTGGGGAGCTTGCTCGGAGTGGGATAA
- a CDS encoding FeoA family protein has product MKKCNILSCYLRSFKCQRTPSAEEVRPLSECCGCSRVRVCKVSGDRSACGRMAALGVLPGTVLELLCPARGRGRKQCMVRINGGTLSLDALTARNIFVCPA; this is encoded by the coding sequence ATGAAAAAATGCAATATACTTTCCTGTTATTTGCGCAGCTTCAAATGCCAGAGGACGCCGTCGGCTGAGGAGGTTCGGCCGCTGTCGGAATGTTGCGGTTGCAGTAGAGTGCGAGTATGCAAAGTCAGCGGAGACCGGAGTGCCTGCGGCAGAATGGCCGCTCTGGGCGTTTTACCCGGAACCGTGCTGGAGCTGCTCTGCCCTGCACGAGGACGAGGGCGAAAGCAATGTATGGTGAGAATTAACGGCGGGACCCTCAGTCTGGATGCATTAACCGCTCGAAATATTTTTGTCTGTCCGGCCTGA
- a CDS encoding GGDEF domain-containing protein: MTRVSPPEKGQHPSSRKGFFFEKTVANTPVSYEKSSPIYSLLNGQRVGQIPIDEHKEIDKEELIGYRRTVAGLEWLLLVLVLLCTSLPWVHIPEPMLLHASMIAFTAFICVLHYIWRSHDGTRWKLSLNMWGMTFFITAVVWETGSLSSPLLPLYFVIIMLAGTTLGVLSTILGTLLVTLCYLFLGAVELGFFLEETSVTFHAEHLTQPIIQLFLLWLLAYFVTLISKETDRTKDKIRQLSRTDQLTGLWNMKMLLIFMQREYQRILAKTGRFSVLMIDADSLKAVNDLYGHHAGTMLIVSISETMRSELREEDMLARFGGDEFVAFLPDTTCQKAWEVAERMRIKIAEAPLDYEGNPLSITVSCGIACYPEHGQGLTQIMKMADKALYTSKGNGKNQCTIFEPPATAGAASSSPCSQQAQETLK, translated from the coding sequence ATGACCAGAGTTAGCCCGCCAGAAAAGGGTCAACATCCATCGTCAAGAAAAGGATTTTTCTTTGAAAAAACCGTTGCCAACACTCCGGTCTCCTATGAAAAAAGCTCCCCCATCTATTCTTTGCTTAACGGTCAACGGGTTGGTCAGATTCCCATAGATGAACATAAGGAAATCGACAAAGAAGAGTTGATCGGCTACCGAAGAACTGTTGCTGGTCTTGAGTGGCTGCTGTTGGTCCTTGTCCTTCTCTGCACGAGCCTTCCCTGGGTACATATTCCTGAACCAATGCTTCTGCATGCAAGCATGATAGCATTTACTGCCTTCATCTGTGTGCTTCATTATATATGGCGCAGTCATGACGGAACACGTTGGAAGCTTTCCCTGAATATGTGGGGAATGACCTTTTTTATTACAGCTGTTGTTTGGGAAACCGGTTCGTTATCAAGCCCGCTGCTGCCCCTCTATTTTGTTATTATTATGCTGGCTGGCACCACGCTGGGTGTTCTGTCAACCATCTTGGGTACCCTTCTTGTCACGCTCTGTTACCTGTTTCTTGGCGCTGTTGAACTCGGTTTTTTTCTCGAAGAAACCTCTGTCACTTTTCATGCAGAGCACCTTACTCAACCGATTATCCAGCTTTTTCTCCTGTGGCTCCTTGCCTATTTTGTCACCCTGATCTCTAAAGAAACAGACAGGACAAAGGATAAAATCCGGCAATTATCGCGCACAGACCAGCTGACCGGCCTGTGGAATATGAAAATGCTGCTGATTTTTATGCAGCGAGAGTATCAGCGAATCCTGGCAAAAACCGGGAGATTCTCGGTGCTCATGATTGATGCAGACAGCCTCAAGGCGGTCAATGATCTCTATGGACATCACGCCGGAACCATGTTGATTGTCTCTATCTCAGAGACCATGCGCTCGGAATTACGTGAAGAGGATATGTTGGCCAGATTTGGCGGCGATGAATTTGTGGCCTTTCTCCCGGATACCACCTGTCAGAAGGCCTGGGAAGTTGCCGAGAGAATGCGGATTAAGATAGCTGAAGCCCCTCTGGACTACGAAGGAAACCCCTTGAGTATAACCGTCAGCTGCGGCATAGCCTGCTATCCTGAACACGGACAAGGCCTGACCCAGATTATGAAAATGGCAGACAAGGCCCTCTACACAAGCAAGGGGAATGGAAAAAACCAATGCACTATTTTTGAACCGCCAGCAACAGCAGGCGCAGCCTCTTCCTCCCCTTGCAGTCAGCAGGCGCAAGAAACCCTGAAATAG
- a CDS encoding FeoB-associated Cys-rich membrane protein: protein MQNLIVVLVVLVACLYVGRSLFRSYRSGTSSCPGGCSGCGKNAGSACSPQSEQQGEQD, encoded by the coding sequence ATGCAGAATCTTATCGTGGTGCTTGTTGTCCTGGTAGCCTGCCTTTATGTTGGGAGATCTCTGTTTCGTTCATATCGGTCAGGAACGAGTTCCTGCCCAGGAGGTTGCTCTGGTTGCGGGAAAAATGCAGGATCGGCATGTTCGCCGCAGAGTGAACAACAAGGGGAGCAGGACTAA